The Neobacillus sp. OS1-2 genome includes a window with the following:
- a CDS encoding membrane protein translates to MKFFIRFLFFIIGLTIMTFGVCMTIKVADIGVGAWDALNVVLTERVGLSVGKWVMIDGAILIFVNALLVKRRPDFLSFLTIIVIGSLVDFWLMTVFDRFTVNPFIAKLGMLLAGILIIGFGASIYLQAKFPQSPIDNFMLAIKERFNVNLMMAKTIGEITAFIPAFILKGPISYGTIIITFTVGPAIQLFYPYFEKLMHRLQLKY, encoded by the coding sequence GGGTATGTATGACCATTAAAGTGGCTGATATTGGTGTAGGAGCCTGGGATGCCTTGAACGTCGTGCTAACGGAGAGGGTAGGGTTGTCCGTCGGCAAATGGGTGATGATTGACGGGGCGATTTTAATTTTTGTTAATGCCCTGTTAGTAAAAAGGAGACCCGATTTTCTTTCCTTTTTAACAATCATTGTCATCGGTTCTTTAGTAGACTTTTGGCTTATGACTGTTTTTGATCGGTTTACGGTGAACCCATTTATCGCCAAATTAGGCATGCTGCTCGCCGGCATCTTAATTATTGGATTTGGAGCATCCATCTATTTGCAAGCAAAGTTCCCGCAAAGTCCGATTGACAATTTTATGTTAGCAATAAAGGAACGTTTCAACGTGAACTTGATGATGGCCAAAACAATTGGCGAAATTACAGCCTTCATTCCAGCATTTATTTTAAAGGGGCCTATTTCTTATGGAACCATTATTATTACTTTTACAGTAGGTCCGGCCATTCAACTGTTTTATCCATACTTTGAAAAATTAATGCACCGCCTTCAGTTAAAATATTGA